One Brassica napus cultivar Da-Ae chromosome C2, Da-Ae, whole genome shotgun sequence DNA window includes the following coding sequences:
- the LOC106443623 gene encoding probable pectate lyase 6, producing MAFAYLNLGSYVIVFVSLSIAIVAPSVQAHIAVFDDYWTQRQANALRQTMESYEPNPLNVTNHFNYHAALAMETTGADNGPRRELGQVKAGQKTRGGRFRSLNAIDRCWRGDKNWAKNRKKLADCVLGFGLKTTGGKNGPIYVVTDASDDDLLSPKPGTLRHAVTRDRPLWIIFARTMVIKLQQELMITNDKTIDGRGVSVYITGGAGFTLQFVKNVIIHNIHMKFIKRGFGGLIRDSEEHFGLRTISDGDGINIFGATNIWIDHVSMRNCSDGMIDAIMGSTAITISNSHFTDHKEVMLFGAKNGDEFDKKMQITVAFNHFGKRLNQRMPRVRYGMVHVVNNDYTHWEMYAIGGNMNPTIISQGNRFIAPPKEDCKQVTKREYTPYPEWKSWNWQSERDYFLNGAYFVQSGKSNAWSAAPKNPIPKEFTIRPQPGTKVRSLTKDAGTLDCRPGKSC from the exons ATGGCGTTTGCTTATTTGAACCTTGGGAGCTACGTTATCGTCTTCGTCTCATTGTCTATAGCCATCGTAGCTCCATCGGTTCAAGCTCACATCGCCGTCTTCGATGATTATTGGACCCAGCGTCAAGCCAACGCGTTGAGACAAACAATGGAATCTTATGAACCCAACCCGTTGAACGTCACGAACCACTTTAACTACCATGCAGCATT AGCAATGGAGACGACTGGTGCTGACAACGGACCAAGGAGAGAGCTCGGACAAGTTAAAGCCGGTCAGAAAACACGTGGCGGAAGGTTCAGATCCCTTAACGCGATTGACAGATGCTGGAGAGGAGACAAAAACTGGGCGAAGAACAGGAAGAAGCTAGCGGACTGCGTCCTAGGGTTTGGTCTGAAAACAACCGGAGGCAAAAACGGACCCATCTACGTTGTCACAGACGCATCGGACGACGATCTGTTAAGCCCCAAACCAGGAACTCTAAGACACGCCGTGACTCGCGACAGACCACTTTGGATCATATTTGCTAGAACCATGGTCATAAAACTACAACAAGAGTTGATGATAACAAACGATAAAACCATCGACGGTCGAGGAGTGAGTGTTTACATAACCGGAGGTGCAGGATTCACGTTACAGTTCGTGAAGAATGTGATCATACACAATATTCATATGAAGTTTATTAAAAGAGGATTCGGTGGGTTGATTAGAGACTCCGAAGAACATTTTGGGCTTAGAACAATTAGTGATGGTGATGGGATCAATATCTTTGGAGCTACAAACATATGGATCGATCATGTCTCCATGAGAAACTGTTCTGATGGTATGATCGATGCCATCATGGGATCGACCGCCATTACTATCTCCAATTCCCATTTCACCGACCATAAGGAG GTGATGTTGTTTGGGGCTAAAAACGGTGACGAGTTCGACAAGAAAATGCAGATCACGGTTGCGTTTAACCATTTTGGTAAGAGATTGAATCAAAGAATGCCAAGGGTGAGATACGGTATGGTCCATGTAGTGAACAATGACTACACTCACTGGGAAATGTATGCAATTGGTGGAAACATGAACCCTACCATTATAAGTCAAGGCAATCGTTTCATTGCTCCTCCTAAAGAAGATTGCAAGCAG GTTACAAAGAGAGAGTACACACCGTATCCAGAGTGGAAGTCATGGAACTGGCAATCAGAGAGAGATTACTTTTTGAATGGAGCTTACTTTGTGCAATCAGGAAAGTCAAATGCATGGAGCGCTGCACCGAAAAATCCAATCCCTAAAGAGTTTACAATCCGTCCTCAGCCAGGAACAAAGGTAAGAAGTCTCACCAAAGATGCTGGTACGCTTGATTGCAGACCAGGAAAGTCCTGCTGA